A region of Cellulophaga sp. RHA19 DNA encodes the following proteins:
- a CDS encoding TonB-dependent receptor yields the protein MKKIFMLAILLVSLGGYAQKKYNGKVVDAYNNPLQNATIQLQSNLKNTVVTDKDGKFSITTLQDKPIAIIRYVGYVTRTQELFTQENNITLTLNEERLKEVVVSGSREAQQRSDVPASISVITAKQIEEAKAIGIDQLVNNVPGVLMSTSRAASNEQHFMSVRSPISTKSLFLYLEDGLPIRPTAVFNHNTLLEMNDISYDRMEVIKGPASSIYGSESIGGSFNFITKQPTRDLSGGITYQVNDLGLSKYSLELSQYASEKVGFYIGAQYVQRKDGPVEHSNYEKFALTFKNVNHLSQTLNWTNVFDIIEYRSDMSGSISEEDYSAGNYESDQTFTEREAVAFRVRSTLDKRWNSNNKTTLNLVFRRNGMDQIPSYRVSQFRENGRLTGVAKGEINSNSYNSYVSLIQHKINFNFASSSLIIGASVDYSPQSYNAENISVTVDTNTGKNLSYTTNSGDYILNYNADILNYANYFQFEINPTENVKLTASVRYDGFDYNYNNLIDGLAGPKDSKNNYNNISPKLGINYNLNKSIGLYANYSNGFTPPQTSTLYRNSFVGVGGDVFNLKPSNYDNFELGTYLKIENKLKVDAAIYLLDGKNTLVTLRDDEDNFFNANAGKTRSYGVEYGVTYNPTKEITITHNGSYAKHRYVSFFDGGVDYSDTDRETAPKLLGTSKIAYKPSLVKGLMLSLTHEMVGKYNTSFENQVKNSDDTFSTATYKGHNIFNALVSYNIKNCEIWVNALNIFDDLYAARASYNKYRGANSYTIGNPRAFHLGIKYNF from the coding sequence ATGAAAAAAATATTTATGCTTGCCATATTATTGGTGAGTTTAGGTGGCTATGCCCAAAAAAAATACAACGGAAAAGTTGTAGATGCTTATAATAACCCACTACAAAACGCAACAATACAGTTACAATCTAATTTAAAAAACACTGTTGTTACAGATAAAGACGGTAAATTTTCTATTACTACTTTACAAGATAAACCAATAGCAATAATACGTTACGTAGGCTACGTAACACGCACCCAAGAGCTTTTTACTCAAGAAAATAATATTACTTTGACTTTAAATGAAGAGCGTTTAAAAGAAGTTGTAGTTTCTGGAAGTAGAGAAGCGCAACAAAGAAGTGATGTGCCTGCTTCTATTTCTGTAATTACAGCTAAGCAAATAGAGGAAGCAAAAGCTATTGGTATAGACCAATTGGTAAATAATGTTCCTGGGGTTTTAATGTCTACATCTAGGGCAGCAAGTAACGAGCAACATTTTATGTCTGTACGTTCTCCTATATCTACAAAATCTTTGTTTTTGTACTTAGAAGATGGTTTGCCTATTAGACCAACAGCAGTATTTAACCACAATACATTGTTAGAAATGAATGACATTTCTTATGATAGAATGGAGGTTATTAAAGGTCCTGCTTCTAGTATTTATGGTAGCGAGTCTATTGGTGGAAGTTTTAACTTTATAACAAAGCAACCAACAAGAGATTTATCTGGTGGTATAACTTACCAAGTAAACGATCTTGGTTTGTCTAAATACAGTTTAGAGTTGTCACAGTACGCATCAGAAAAGGTTGGTTTTTACATAGGAGCACAATATGTACAGCGTAAAGATGGACCTGTAGAGCATAGCAATTATGAAAAATTTGCACTTACGTTTAAAAACGTAAATCACTTATCACAAACATTAAACTGGACAAATGTTTTTGATATTATTGAATACAGGTCAGATATGTCTGGCTCTATAAGCGAAGAAGATTATTCTGCTGGTAATTATGAAAGTGACCAAACATTTACAGAAAGAGAAGCAGTGGCCTTTAGAGTTAGGAGTACTTTAGATAAACGTTGGAACAGCAATAACAAAACAACACTTAATCTTGTTTTTAGAAGAAACGGAATGGATCAAATTCCTTCTTACAGAGTAAGTCAGTTTAGAGAAAATGGTAGGTTAACAGGTGTAGCAAAAGGAGAAATAAATAGCAACTCATACAACAGTTATGTAAGTTTAATTCAGCATAAAATAAACTTTAATTTTGCTAGTTCATCTTTAATTATTGGTGCTTCTGTAGATTATTCTCCGCAGAGTTACAATGCAGAAAATATAAGTGTAACAGTAGATACAAATACAGGTAAAAACTTAAGCTATACTACTAATTCTGGAGATTATATTTTAAACTATAATGCAGATATTTTAAATTATGCCAATTACTTTCAGTTTGAAATAAACCCAACAGAAAATGTAAAATTAACAGCTTCTGTACGTTATGATGGGTTTGACTATAATTACAACAATTTAATTGATGGTTTAGCAGGTCCAAAAGATTCTAAAAATAACTACAATAATATTTCTCCTAAATTAGGAATAAACTATAATTTAAATAAAAGTATAGGGTTATACGCTAATTATTCTAACGGGTTTACGCCACCACAAACATCTACTTTATACAGAAATAGTTTTGTAGGCGTTGGCGGCGATGTGTTTAATTTAAAACCAAGTAACTATGATAATTTTGAGTTAGGAACCTATTTAAAAATAGAAAATAAGTTAAAGGTAGATGCAGCTATTTACCTTTTAGATGGTAAAAATACATTGGTTACATTACGTGATGATGAAGATAACTTTTTTAACGCAAATGCAGGTAAAACAAGATCTTATGGCGTTGAGTATGGTGTAACATATAATCCAACTAAAGAGATTACCATAACGCACAACGGTAGCTATGCAAAACATCGTTATGTTAGTTTTTTTGATGGAGGAGTAGACTATTCAGACACAGACCGCGAAACAGCACCTAAACTTTTAGGAACATCTAAAATTGCTTATAAACCGTCACTAGTAAAAGGGTTAATGTTAAGCCTAACACATGAAATGGTAGGTAAATACAATACTAGTTTTGAAAATCAAGTTAAAAACAGTGATGATACCTTTAGTACAGCAACATATAAAGGTCACAACATATTTAACGCTTTAGTCTCGTATAACATTAAAAACTGTGAGATTTGGGTAAATGCACTTAATATTTTTGATGATTTATATGCTGCAAGAGCGAGTTATAATAAATACAGAGGAGCAAATAGCTACACAATTGGTAACCCAAGAGCTTTTCATTTAGGAATAAAATATAACTTTTAA
- a CDS encoding PepSY-associated TM helix domain-containing protein, whose product MIEKNRKLNQWVWKWHFIAGLVALPFVFLLAITGGIYLFKETYDAPKQAHITTVEDRGKLVSFQEQWQVAKNVSKRPPNTMVVPTQKNEATEFITGRFSHKTSTYINPFKNKVTGSIKPKDSNMHIVRKLHGELLLGKFGTKIVELVASWLFVLIITGVYVFWPNKKQGIKGFFTIRLKEGKRTLYRDLHTVFGFWISILLLLTLAGGMPWTDVFGDNFRSLQNATNTGFPATWDGKSLESTVKGNPISLDEMVVKAKALKLKGKLNIGLPASDKGVYTVFNETFDLDKQKRFHFDQYSGVQLLKHNWEDVGVLMRGRMWVMAFHQGQFGLWNWILMLGVALLLAFVSIAGLLSYLKRKKKGEWGVPKVPVKFKVGYGIIAIIALLSVIFPLFGISVVLIIVVDFFKNKKQTVIQN is encoded by the coding sequence ATGATAGAGAAAAATAGAAAGTTAAATCAATGGGTATGGAAATGGCATTTTATAGCTGGCTTAGTAGCATTGCCCTTTGTTTTTTTATTAGCAATAACTGGCGGTATTTATTTGTTTAAAGAAACATATGATGCTCCAAAACAAGCGCATATAACAACAGTAGAAGACAGAGGTAAACTTGTTAGTTTTCAAGAACAATGGCAAGTAGCAAAAAACGTGTCTAAACGGCCACCAAATACTATGGTAGTTCCTACACAAAAAAATGAAGCTACAGAGTTTATTACAGGAAGATTTAGCCATAAAACAAGTACTTATATAAACCCTTTTAAAAATAAAGTTACAGGTTCTATAAAACCAAAGGACTCTAATATGCATATTGTTAGAAAACTGCACGGAGAACTTTTATTGGGTAAGTTTGGAACCAAAATAGTAGAGCTTGTTGCTAGTTGGCTTTTTGTGTTAATTATAACCGGAGTTTATGTTTTTTGGCCCAATAAAAAACAAGGGATAAAAGGTTTTTTTACCATACGACTTAAAGAGGGAAAACGTACATTATATAGAGATTTACATACCGTTTTTGGTTTTTGGATATCTATTTTGTTACTACTAACCTTGGCAGGAGGTATGCCTTGGACAGATGTTTTTGGTGATAATTTTAGAAGTTTACAAAATGCCACTAATACAGGATTTCCAGCAACGTGGGATGGTAAAAGTTTAGAATCTACTGTAAAAGGTAATCCTATTTCTTTAGACGAAATGGTTGTAAAGGCAAAGGCCTTAAAGTTAAAAGGTAAATTAAATATAGGTTTGCCAGCAAGTGATAAAGGCGTTTATACTGTGTTTAACGAAACCTTTGACTTGGATAAACAAAAACGGTTTCATTTTGATCAATATTCAGGAGTACAGTTGCTAAAACACAATTGGGAAGATGTAGGTGTTTTAATGCGCGGTAGAATGTGGGTTATGGCTTTTCATCAAGGGCAATTTGGACTTTGGAACTGGATTTTAATGCTTGGTGTTGCACTATTATTAGCTTTTGTTAGTATAGCAGGATTACTATCATACCTAAAAAGAAAGAAAAAAGGAGAATGGGGTGTACCTAAAGTTCCTGTAAAGTTTAAAGTTGGCTACGGTATAATAGCTATAATTGCTTTACTCTCTGTTATTTTTCCTTTATTTGGTATAAGTGTAGTATTAATAATAGTTGTAGATTTTTTCAAAAATAAGAAACAAACAGTAATACAGAACTAA
- a CDS encoding SulP family inorganic anion transporter, with product MTPKTNKTKTFVSALPKNIFSGFVVSLIALPLGLGLALASEAPPISGVIAAIVGGLIVSILGGSNVTISGPGNGMVIVLLSAIYTLGDGDLYQGYLFTLAAIIVSGLVMIILGFLKMGRLADFFPASAIEGMLAAIGIGILSKQFHIMLGNNGASGSIVSLLKQFPEGIQNLWITTDISVLIAAAIGIVSLLIMVFYAKIRNKYFQLIPAPMWIIVLVVGLSYLLASLDINYPLTKDFLVKIPEDVTSNLAFPDFSKIYQPNFIIAVFSITLIASIESLLSIKAVDKLDPLNRRSNVNRDLKALGVASIASGFLGGINVVTVIARSSVNVNNGATNKSANFFHAFFLAAFVLLFQEQLRKIPLAALAAILVYTGYKLATPKTLQKVAKIGKEQIIIFLVTLLTTLFTNLITGISAGILITFLIHVILNKSFSLFFSNLLKPNILMYKEPDGGNFYISVKYFCSFLNFYKLKNKLDAIPEDNDVVLDFSMCNFVDHTVMEGLEGYIDTFSKKGGSIELIGLDKHGTDSAHPFAIRKILPFATKLAPVGGNLTKRQLLLKNTASDFKWNYIPEKNKNASFFTDFVFFKSREIRYFYNQLIAKNSKVALMDVEFTEGAFIAREVIKTTVLHIKLDREVPVFTLDKEGLIKYLYSLAGFKELSIDNHPDFNRRFYLSGEKPAQIQQLFTNELILFLESNPYYHIECNGSALLIIKKERLLSVQEVKAMLYFGKQLHQILQ from the coding sequence TTGACTCCGAAAACTAATAAAACAAAAACATTTGTAAGTGCACTACCTAAAAACATATTTTCTGGTTTTGTAGTTTCATTAATAGCATTACCCTTAGGATTAGGTTTAGCATTAGCTAGTGAAGCACCTCCAATTTCTGGTGTTATTGCCGCTATTGTTGGTGGCTTAATTGTATCTATTTTAGGAGGCTCTAATGTTACAATTTCTGGTCCTGGTAACGGTATGGTAATTGTTTTGCTAAGTGCTATTTACACTTTAGGAGATGGTGATTTGTACCAAGGATACTTATTTACACTTGCTGCCATTATTGTATCTGGCTTGGTAATGATTATACTTGGTTTTTTAAAAATGGGCCGTCTTGCAGATTTTTTCCCAGCCTCTGCTATAGAGGGTATGCTTGCAGCAATTGGTATAGGAATCCTCTCTAAACAGTTTCATATAATGCTAGGTAATAATGGCGCTAGTGGCTCTATAGTATCATTACTAAAACAGTTTCCGGAAGGCATACAAAATTTATGGATAACCACAGATATTAGCGTTTTAATTGCTGCTGCAATTGGTATTGTTAGTTTACTAATTATGGTTTTTTATGCTAAAATTAGAAACAAATACTTTCAGCTTATACCTGCTCCTATGTGGATTATTGTACTTGTTGTAGGGCTTAGTTATTTGTTAGCAAGTTTAGATATTAATTATCCGCTAACTAAAGATTTTTTGGTAAAAATACCTGAAGATGTTACTTCTAATTTAGCTTTTCCAGATTTTTCAAAAATATACCAGCCCAATTTTATAATAGCCGTTTTTTCTATCACGCTTATTGCAAGTATAGAATCTTTACTTAGTATAAAAGCTGTAGATAAGTTAGACCCTTTAAACAGGCGTTCTAATGTAAATAGAGACTTAAAAGCCTTGGGTGTAGCCTCTATTGCTAGTGGTTTTTTAGGTGGTATAAACGTTGTAACCGTTATTGCTCGTAGTTCTGTAAATGTTAATAATGGTGCTACTAATAAGTCTGCAAACTTTTTTCATGCATTCTTTTTAGCTGCTTTTGTGCTACTTTTTCAGGAACAATTACGTAAAATACCTTTAGCTGCCTTAGCTGCTATTTTGGTATATACAGGTTATAAATTAGCTACACCAAAAACATTACAAAAAGTTGCTAAAATTGGTAAAGAGCAAATAATTATATTTTTAGTTACGCTTTTAACAACATTGTTTACAAACCTAATTACTGGTATAAGTGCAGGTATTTTAATTACTTTTTTAATTCACGTAATACTAAACAAAAGCTTTTCTTTATTTTTTAGCAACTTATTAAAGCCAAATATTTTAATGTATAAAGAGCCAGATGGTGGTAACTTTTATATTAGTGTAAAATATTTTTGTAGCTTTTTAAATTTTTACAAACTAAAAAATAAACTAGATGCTATACCAGAAGATAATGATGTAGTTTTAGATTTTTCTATGTGTAATTTTGTAGACCACACTGTTATGGAAGGCCTAGAGGGTTATATAGACACATTTAGTAAAAAGGGTGGTAGTATAGAGCTTATTGGGCTAGATAAGCATGGTACCGACTCTGCACACCCATTTGCCATACGTAAAATACTTCCGTTTGCTACAAAATTAGCTCCAGTAGGTGGTAACCTTACCAAAAGGCAGTTACTGCTTAAAAATACAGCTTCAGATTTTAAATGGAATTACATACCAGAGAAAAATAAAAATGCTAGTTTTTTTACCGATTTTGTTTTCTTTAAAAGTAGAGAAATACGTTATTTTTATAATCAACTTATAGCAAAAAACAGCAAAGTTGCTCTTATGGATGTAGAGTTTACTGAAGGTGCTTTTATTGCCCGAGAAGTAATAAAAACTACTGTTTTACATATAAAATTAGATAGGGAAGTACCTGTTTTTACTTTAGATAAAGAAGGACTTATAAAATACCTTTACAGCTTAGCTGGTTTTAAAGAGTTGAGCATAGATAACCACCCAGATTTTAACCGTAGATTTTATCTAAGTGGAGAAAAGCCAGCCCAAATACAACAGCTATTTACAAATGAGCTTATTCTATTTTTAGAAAGTAATCCTTATTACCACATAGAGTGTAATGGGTCTGCGCTACTAATTATAAAAAAGGAACGCTTATTAAGTGTACAAGAAGTTAAAGCAATGCTATATTTTGGAAAGCAATTGCATCAAATTTTACAATAA
- a CDS encoding universal stress protein: MVYKNRPFKTILFGFAFSPKLEINILETTRIAHFFKAKLILLHVGSKTSEKETKIASFLNKTEYKNLDVEVKWENGDPIDVITNACKTSNIDLLILGALQKENMFKFYVGSIARKLTRKVCCSVLLLIKPSIERVPCKNIVVNGLDAPDTPLTINSAFYIADALGAPQVTIVEEILQKDIQVSVQDDKTLKKVNIVKERLKHREEQRVREIVKDIPETCKKGIKIKNQGIFGKRGYSIGHYAEIVRADLLVMNAPSKTGILDRIFPHDIEYILSDLPTDLFIIRNRFDSEN, translated from the coding sequence ATGGTTTACAAAAATCGTCCTTTTAAAACGATTCTTTTTGGATTTGCTTTCTCCCCAAAATTAGAAATAAATATTTTGGAGACTACAAGGATAGCACATTTTTTTAAGGCCAAGTTAATACTACTTCATGTTGGTTCTAAAACTTCAGAAAAAGAAACCAAAATTGCATCTTTTTTAAACAAAACAGAATACAAAAATTTAGATGTAGAGGTTAAATGGGAAAATGGAGACCCTATAGATGTAATTACAAATGCCTGTAAAACGAGTAATATAGATTTGCTAATTCTTGGTGCACTACAAAAAGAAAATATGTTTAAATTTTATGTAGGTTCTATTGCTCGTAAGCTTACACGTAAAGTATGTTGTTCTGTTTTACTGCTTATTAAGCCATCTATAGAGCGTGTACCTTGTAAAAATATTGTTGTAAACGGTTTAGATGCACCAGACACACCACTTACTATAAATTCCGCTTTTTATATTGCAGATGCACTTGGTGCTCCCCAAGTAACCATTGTAGAAGAAATTTTGCAGAAAGATATTCAGGTTAGTGTACAGGATGACAAAACACTAAAAAAAGTAAATATTGTTAAAGAACGATTAAAACACCGAGAAGAACAAAGGGTTAGAGAAATTGTAAAAGACATTCCTGAAACTTGTAAAAAGGGAATTAAAATTAAAAACCAGGGCATTTTTGGCAAAAGGGGATACTCTATTGGTCATTATGCTGAAATTGTTAGAGCAGATTTATTGGTAATGAATGCTCCGTCTAAAACAGGAATTTTAGATCGTATTTTTCCTCATGATATAGAATATATTTTATCTGACTTACCAACAGATTTATTTATAATACGTAACCGATTTGACTCCGAAAACTAA
- a CDS encoding cation:proton antiporter: MLELAGIIILGILAQWFAWKLKLPAILPLILIGLIVGPISTLFTEDNSKIIEPIWNGTTGLFPGDSLYYFVSLAISIILFEGGLTLKRSEIKNIGPVISKLITIGSLVTFFGAGVAAHYILGLSWSISFLFSGLIIVTGPTVITPILRNIPLKKDISAVLKWEGILIDPIGALVAVLVYEFISVGGGGDFTFTALIEFGKILLFGTTFGFTFAHGLTAAVKRNFIPHYLLNVVSLSVVLLVFVMSDVFAHESGLLAVVVMGMVMGNTDLPNIKELLYFKESLSVLLISILFILLSANINIADLELIFNWGTLILFAVIVFVVRPLGVFLSTRGSNLHLKEKLFISWVGPRGIVAAGIASLFGSKLFSKGVPGADYITPLVFVIVLGTVLLNATTARMFAKLVGVFLKRSEGILIIGGSKLSRLIANYLKDHNRHVVLIDNNQTNISKAKKLGLDAINANIYSDSLTDNIELSDMGYVMALTANSDINNFAVKKFEKQFGENGSFRLVNSDEMNDPENNPKEGLFSHTDDFIKLMEAARKYPTIHEIKLKDQIHYEGLIEITKADENIIPIFLKSPDGELHIIPAFSTSFTDITEGYELVYLGKMFDVDKHADISEEE; the protein is encoded by the coding sequence ATGCTGGAATTAGCCGGAATTATAATACTAGGAATACTAGCACAGTGGTTTGCTTGGAAATTAAAATTACCTGCAATTTTACCCTTAATTTTAATAGGGTTAATAGTGGGGCCAATATCCACTCTTTTTACAGAAGATAACAGTAAAATTATTGAACCAATTTGGAACGGAACAACAGGTCTTTTCCCTGGTGATAGTTTGTACTACTTTGTATCTCTTGCAATTAGTATTATTTTGTTTGAAGGAGGTTTAACTTTAAAAAGATCAGAGATTAAAAATATAGGTCCTGTAATTTCTAAGTTAATAACCATTGGTTCTTTAGTTACGTTTTTTGGTGCAGGTGTTGCTGCCCACTATATTTTAGGTTTAAGTTGGTCAATTTCATTTTTATTTTCAGGATTAATTATAGTAACTGGCCCAACGGTAATAACTCCTATTTTAAGAAACATACCTTTAAAAAAAGATATTTCTGCAGTCCTTAAATGGGAAGGTATTTTAATAGATCCAATTGGTGCTTTAGTTGCCGTTTTGGTATATGAGTTTATTAGTGTTGGTGGTGGTGGAGATTTTACGTTTACTGCTTTAATAGAGTTTGGTAAAATACTTTTATTTGGTACCACTTTTGGTTTTACGTTTGCACACGGTTTAACAGCTGCTGTAAAACGTAATTTTATTCCGCATTATTTACTTAATGTGGTGTCTTTATCTGTAGTATTACTTGTATTTGTAATGTCTGATGTTTTTGCACACGAATCTGGTTTACTAGCCGTAGTAGTAATGGGTATGGTAATGGGTAACACAGATTTACCTAATATTAAAGAGTTACTTTATTTTAAAGAATCTTTAAGTGTACTGTTAATATCTATCTTATTTATATTGTTATCTGCCAATATTAACATAGCAGATTTAGAGCTTATTTTTAATTGGGGTACTTTAATTCTTTTTGCAGTTATTGTATTTGTTGTAAGGCCACTTGGTGTGTTTTTAAGCACAAGAGGATCTAACCTTCATTTAAAAGAAAAACTTTTTATTAGCTGGGTTGGTCCAAGAGGTATTGTAGCAGCAGGTATAGCGTCATTATTTGGTTCTAAATTATTTTCTAAGGGTGTTCCTGGGGCAGATTATATTACCCCTTTGGTGTTTGTTATAGTATTAGGTACAGTTTTACTTAATGCAACTACCGCAAGGATGTTTGCAAAATTGGTTGGTGTTTTCTTAAAAAGATCAGAAGGTATTTTAATTATTGGAGGGTCTAAATTATCTAGATTAATAGCAAATTATTTAAAAGACCACAACAGACACGTAGTATTAATAGACAATAACCAAACCAATATAAGCAAAGCAAAAAAGTTAGGTTTAGACGCTATTAACGCCAATATTTATTCAGATTCTTTAACAGATAATATAGAGTTGAGTGATATGGGCTATGTTATGGCGCTTACTGCAAACTCTGATATCAACAATTTTGCAGTTAAAAAGTTTGAAAAGCAATTTGGTGAAAATGGTTCTTTTAGATTGGTAAATTCTGATGAGATGAACGATCCAGAGAATAACCCTAAAGAAGGTTTATTTTCTCATACAGATGATTTTATTAAGTTGATGGAAGCAGCACGTAAATACCCAACAATACACGAAATAAAATTAAAAGACCAAATCCATTATGAAGGTTTAATAGAGATTACAAAAGCCGATGAAAATATTATTCCAATATTTTTAAAATCACCAGATGGTGAGTTACATATTATACCTGCGTTTAGTACATCTTTTACAGATATTACAGAAGGTTATGAACTTGTTTACTTAGGTAAAATGTTCGATGTAGATAAGCACGCAGACATATCTGAAGAAGAATAA
- a CDS encoding outer membrane beta-barrel protein yields the protein MKTLTKTIFILLLGVISTQAQNKISGKITENNLPLEYANVILYNQSTKEVVTGTISDKQGVYAFNSIKNGTYYIEVSMLGFKTKTSKEFQLSTDKELNFTLNEEAESLNEVVVKSKRPVIRQTAEKLIVDLENSEMINSNLKDVMKRVPGVIVTNNGISYAGQNNIRILINGKTTDYMDMSTLLRDMPADNIARVEMVEQPGAEFDAAGSGPVINIILKKNVRLGTNGTVVGWVGEDEGVEYGTSASIGSYKNKLNWQASAGYSSPTWREDLFIKRTVDGATYDQATIEPYNPKTARVSGSVDYYITEEHTIGVGVRNINTNSDRNSKSSNIITSNNGTDYLLSQNSFNRDQVVFNVNPYYEYKTDKQKLAVDFNFVDYTNDNLNTISSLDGSTVPYTNQRYLQDGEYQIKTYKIDYSKQFTENFKLSFGSKYADVDTDSDLMSFSEDTNGEFVFNEDASNRFLVEENIFALYSKLNITSGEWSFSGGLRFEDSNTKGTSNSTNETRERKISKLFPSASVSKKLGESLSANVAYSYRISRPSYSTLNSFVTYYDPLSSDVGNENLKPAFTNNYQFNLTFDGQPFFTIGYSETKDAMFQYVSQNTETAEISRTTINLTDSENWNFRLFGPLSFIKGVDGYTGFIVNYNKLESVPDNLNLDKWSLIWFTQASYELPWEINAEISGNYGTGALDGGLDVDWFAGIDFSLGKTFLDDRLKVNLGLSKILNRGYVGKINYNNLNADIESNESRRNVQLRVSYSFGSRYGKQKNRENSSKEEQNRIEDNN from the coding sequence ATGAAAACGTTAACAAAAACTATTTTTATTTTACTTCTAGGTGTAATATCAACTCAAGCACAAAACAAAATTTCAGGTAAAATAACAGAGAACAATTTGCCATTAGAATACGCCAACGTAATATTATACAATCAATCTACTAAAGAGGTTGTTACTGGTACCATATCAGACAAGCAAGGTGTGTATGCCTTTAACTCTATAAAAAACGGCACATATTATATAGAGGTGTCTATGCTTGGTTTTAAAACCAAAACATCTAAAGAATTCCAATTATCCACAGATAAAGAACTAAATTTTACTTTAAATGAAGAGGCAGAATCTTTAAACGAGGTTGTTGTAAAAAGCAAACGACCCGTAATTAGACAAACTGCAGAAAAACTTATTGTAGACTTAGAAAATTCTGAGATGATAAATTCTAATTTAAAAGATGTAATGAAACGCGTGCCTGGTGTAATTGTAACCAATAACGGTATAAGCTATGCTGGACAAAATAATATTAGAATTTTAATTAATGGTAAAACTACCGACTATATGGATATGAGTACGTTGCTACGCGATATGCCTGCAGATAACATAGCTAGAGTAGAAATGGTAGAACAACCTGGTGCCGAGTTTGATGCTGCTGGTTCTGGACCAGTAATAAACATAATACTAAAAAAAAATGTAAGGCTAGGTACTAACGGTACTGTTGTAGGTTGGGTAGGAGAAGATGAAGGAGTAGAGTATGGTACAAGTGCTTCTATTGGTAGTTATAAAAACAAGCTAAATTGGCAAGCAAGTGCAGGGTATTCTAGTCCTACTTGGAGAGAAGATTTATTTATTAAAAGGACCGTAGATGGTGCAACTTATGACCAAGCAACAATAGAGCCTTACAACCCTAAAACTGCAAGAGTAAGCGGTAGTGTAGATTACTATATTACAGAAGAACATACTATAGGTGTTGGTGTTAGAAACATTAATACAAACTCGGACCGTAACTCTAAAAGCTCTAATATTATAACAAGTAATAACGGAACAGATTATTTACTGTCACAAAATAGTTTTAACAGGGATCAAGTAGTTTTTAATGTAAATCCTTACTATGAATACAAGACAGATAAACAAAAATTAGCAGTAGATTTTAATTTTGTAGATTATACAAATGATAATCTTAATACCATATCTTCTTTAGATGGCAGTACAGTTCCTTATACAAATCAGCGTTATTTGCAAGACGGTGAATATCAAATAAAAACATATAAAATAGACTACTCTAAGCAATTTACAGAAAACTTTAAACTTAGTTTTGGTAGTAAATACGCAGATGTAGACACAGATAGCGATTTAATGTCTTTTAGTGAAGATACAAACGGAGAATTTGTTTTTAATGAAGATGCTAGCAATAGGTTTTTGGTAGAAGAAAATATTTTTGCATTGTATTCTAAATTAAATATTACTAGCGGAGAATGGTCTTTTTCTGGTGGCTTACGTTTTGAAGACAGCAACACAAAAGGAACTTCTAATAGCACAAACGAGACCAGAGAGCGTAAAATATCTAAATTGTTCCCTAGTGCATCTGTAAGTAAAAAACTAGGGGAAAGCCTAAGTGCTAATGTAGCTTATAGTTACCGTATTAGTAGACCAAGTTACAGTACACTAAACTCTTTTGTAACGTATTATGATCCGCTTTCTTCTGACGTTGGTAATGAAAATTTAAAACCAGCTTTTACCAATAATTATCAGTTTAACTTAACTTTTGATGGTCAACCGTTTTTTACAATTGGTTATAGTGAAACTAAGGACGCTATGTTTCAATACGTATCACAAAATACAGAAACTGCAGAAATTAGCAGAACAACTATAAACTTAACAGACAGTGAAAACTGGAACTTTAGACTATTTGGACCATTAAGTTTTATAAAAGGCGTAGATGGGTACACTGGGTTTATTGTAAATTACAATAAGTTAGAGTCTGTACCAGATAATCTAAATTTAGATAAATGGAGCTTAATTTGGTTTACACAGGCTAGTTACGAGCTTCCTTGGGAAATTAACGCAGAAATAAGTGGTAATTACGGTACAGGAGCATTAGATGGTGGTTTAGATGTAGACTGGTTTGCGGGCATAGATTTTTCTTTAGGTAAAACCTTTTTAGATGACAGACTAAAAGTAAACCTAGGACTAAGTAAAATACTTAATAGAGGCTATGTTGGTAAAATAAATTATAATAATTTAAATGCAGATATAGAGAGTAACGAGTCTAGAAGAAACGTACAATTAAGAGTATCTTACAGTTTTGGATCTAGATATGGCAAGCAGAAAAACAGAGAAAACTCATCTAAAGAGGAGCAAAATAGAATTGAGGACAACAACTAA